In the Pseudomonas sp. DTU_2021_1001937_2_SI_NGA_ILE_001 genome, one interval contains:
- a CDS encoding glucurono-1,5-lactonase, protein MQSELLIDARNATGESPVWHPEEQALYWVDIPARQLHRWQLADGAHRLWEGDEMLACIARCASPEQGWIAGMQSGLFHIRANAQGGLDKRLISTVEHARPGMRFNDGRCDRQGRFWAGTMLMDIQAAAAVGALYRQDADGQPLHLQQHGMIVPNGLAFSPDGTRMYLSDSHPDIQTIWVFDYDVDSGTPYNQRVFVDMHQHPGRPDGAAIDQDGCYWICGNDAGQIHRFTPDGRLDRTLHVPVKKPAMCAFGGANLDTLFVTSIRPAGVDLADQPLAGGVFALNPGTKGLEEPAWRP, encoded by the coding sequence ATGCAAAGCGAATTGCTCATCGATGCACGTAACGCCACCGGCGAAAGCCCGGTCTGGCACCCTGAAGAACAGGCGCTTTATTGGGTGGACATTCCCGCCCGCCAGCTGCACCGCTGGCAACTCGCCGACGGTGCGCACCGCCTCTGGGAAGGCGATGAAATGCTTGCCTGCATCGCCCGCTGCGCCAGCCCCGAGCAGGGCTGGATCGCTGGCATGCAGAGCGGCCTCTTTCATATTCGCGCCAATGCCCAGGGCGGCCTGGACAAACGTCTGATCAGCACGGTGGAACATGCCCGGCCCGGCATGCGCTTCAACGACGGCCGCTGCGACCGCCAAGGGCGCTTCTGGGCCGGCACCATGCTGATGGACATCCAGGCTGCCGCTGCAGTGGGGGCACTGTACCGCCAGGACGCTGACGGCCAGCCCCTGCACCTGCAGCAGCACGGCATGATCGTGCCCAACGGCCTGGCCTTCAGCCCCGATGGCACGCGCATGTACCTCTCCGACTCGCACCCTGACATCCAGACCATCTGGGTCTTCGATTACGACGTCGACAGCGGCACGCCCTACAACCAGCGGGTGTTCGTCGACATGCACCAGCACCCCGGCCGCCCGGACGGTGCCGCCATCGACCAGGACGGCTGTTACTGGATCTGCGGCAACGATGCCGGGCAGATCCATCGCTTTACCCCCGACGGGCGCCTGGACCGCACGCTCCACGTCCCGGTGAAGAAACCGGCGATGTGCGCCTTCGGCGGGGCCAACCTGGACACCCTGTTCGTCACCTCGATCCGCCCTGCGGGTGTCGACCTCGCCGACCAGCCTCTGGCCGGCGGCGTCTTCGCCCTCAATCCCGGAACCAAGGGCCTGGAAGAGCCCGCCTGGCGGCCTTGA
- a CDS encoding TRAP transporter substrate-binding protein has translation MTFKRKLLLAVLPFAIGLSGTASALDIKFAEIHPAGYPTVVAEQNMGKKIEQASNGKITFKMFAGGVLGSEKEVIEQVQIGAVQMTRVSLGIVGPVVPDVNVFNMPFVFRDHEHMRKIIDGEIGQEILDKITQSEFNMVALAWMDGGTRNIYTKKPVRSIADLKGMKIRVQGNPIFIDMMNAMGGNGIAMDTGEIFSALQTGVIDGAENNPPTLLEHNHYQNAKYYTLTGHLILPEPVVISKTTWNKLTPEQQELVKKVAREAQMEERTLWDAKSAASEEKLKAAGVEFITVDKKPFFDATAPVREKYGAPFADLMKRIAAVQ, from the coding sequence ATGACCTTCAAACGCAAGTTGCTCCTTGCCGTCCTTCCGTTCGCCATCGGCCTGTCCGGCACCGCTTCGGCACTGGACATCAAGTTCGCCGAGATCCACCCGGCCGGCTACCCGACCGTGGTGGCCGAACAGAACATGGGCAAGAAGATCGAACAGGCCAGTAACGGCAAGATCACCTTCAAGATGTTCGCCGGCGGCGTCCTGGGTTCGGAAAAGGAAGTCATCGAGCAGGTGCAGATCGGCGCCGTGCAGATGACCCGCGTCAGTCTGGGTATCGTCGGCCCGGTGGTGCCCGACGTGAACGTGTTCAACATGCCGTTCGTGTTCCGTGACCACGAGCACATGCGCAAGATCATCGATGGCGAGATCGGCCAGGAGATCCTCGACAAGATCACCCAGTCGGAATTCAACATGGTCGCCCTGGCCTGGATGGATGGCGGCACCCGCAACATCTACACCAAGAAGCCGGTGCGCAGCATCGCCGACCTCAAGGGCATGAAGATCCGTGTACAGGGCAACCCGATCTTCATCGACATGATGAACGCCATGGGTGGCAACGGCATCGCCATGGACACCGGCGAGATCTTCAGCGCCTTGCAGACCGGCGTCATCGACGGCGCCGAGAACAACCCGCCGACCCTGCTTGAACACAACCACTACCAGAACGCCAAGTACTACACCCTCACCGGCCACCTGATCCTCCCCGAGCCGGTGGTGATCTCCAAGACCACCTGGAACAAGCTCACTCCCGAGCAACAGGAACTGGTCAAGAAGGTCGCCCGCGAGGCGCAGATGGAAGAGCGCACCCTGTGGGACGCCAAGTCGGCCGCCAGCGAAGAGAAGCTCAAGGCCGCCGGCGTGGAATTCATCACCGTCGACAAGAAGCCGTTCTTCGATGCCACCGCGCCGGTGCGCGAGAAATACGGTGCGCCGTTCGCCGACCTGATGAAACGCATCGCCGCAGTCCAGTAA
- a CDS encoding TRAP transporter small permease: MKTLVLRVNDALYSACIWIAGLSILAMSLIIPWGIFARYVLGTGSSWPEPVAILLMVVFTFVGAAASYRAGAHMAVAMVTDRLEPGLRHATALLVQLLMLGVCLYMTYYGTRLCMTTWNQFLASLPGVRVGMTYAPIPIGGVLTLIFVLEKLILGDQSQRKVVRFDLVEENEGAA, translated from the coding sequence ATGAAAACACTCGTACTGCGTGTGAACGACGCGCTGTACAGCGCCTGCATCTGGATCGCGGGCCTGTCGATCCTGGCCATGTCGCTGATCATCCCCTGGGGGATTTTCGCTCGCTACGTATTGGGCACTGGCTCCAGCTGGCCGGAGCCGGTGGCGATTCTGCTGATGGTGGTGTTCACCTTCGTCGGCGCGGCCGCCAGCTATCGCGCTGGTGCACACATGGCGGTGGCCATGGTCACCGACCGCCTGGAGCCCGGCTTGCGTCACGCCACGGCGTTGCTGGTGCAGCTGCTGATGCTGGGCGTGTGCCTGTACATGACCTACTACGGCACACGGCTGTGCATGACCACCTGGAACCAGTTTCTGGCCTCGCTGCCAGGCGTGCGCGTGGGCATGACCTACGCACCGATTCCGATCGGCGGCGTGCTGACGCTGATCTTCGTACTGGAAAAACTCATCCTCGGCGATCAGAGCCAGCGCAAAGTGGTGCGCTTCGACCTGGTCGAAGAAAACGAAGGAGCGGCATAA
- a CDS encoding TRAP transporter large permease: MDAFILLGSFILLILLGMPVAYALGLSALIGAWWIDIPLQAMMIQVAAGVNKFSLLAIPFFVLAGAIMAEGGMSRRLVAFAGVLVGFVRGGLSLVNIMASTFFGAISGSSVADTASVGSVLIPEMERKGYPREFSTAVTVSGSVQALLTPPSHNSVLYSLAAGGTVSIASLFMAGVMPGLLLSAVMMGLCLIFAKKRNYPKGEVIPLRQALKIAGEALWGLMAMVIILGGILSGVFTATESAAVAVVWSFFVTMFIYRDYKWRDLPKLMHRTVRTISIVMILIGFAASFGYVMTLMQIPSKITTAFLTLSDNRYVILMCINFMLLLLGTVMDMAPLILILTPILLPVIEGIGVDPVHFGMIMLVNLGIGLITPPVGAVLFVGSAIGKVSIEATVKALLPFYLALFLVLMAVTYIPAISLWLPSVVL, translated from the coding sequence ATGGATGCCTTCATTCTGCTGGGCAGTTTCATTCTGCTCATTCTGCTGGGCATGCCGGTGGCCTATGCCCTGGGCCTGTCGGCGCTGATCGGCGCCTGGTGGATCGACATCCCGCTGCAGGCGATGATGATTCAGGTCGCCGCCGGGGTGAACAAGTTCTCCCTGCTGGCCATTCCATTCTTCGTGCTGGCCGGGGCGATCATGGCCGAAGGTGGCATGTCACGCCGCCTGGTGGCCTTCGCCGGGGTGCTGGTGGGCTTCGTGCGTGGCGGCCTGTCGCTGGTCAACATCATGGCCTCGACCTTCTTCGGCGCCATTTCCGGCTCGTCGGTGGCTGACACCGCGTCGGTGGGTTCGGTGCTGATTCCGGAGATGGAACGCAAGGGTTACCCGCGTGAGTTCTCCACGGCGGTCACGGTCAGCGGCTCGGTGCAGGCGCTGCTCACCCCGCCCAGCCACAACTCGGTGCTTTACTCGCTGGCCGCTGGCGGCACGGTGTCGATCGCCTCGCTGTTCATGGCCGGGGTGATGCCGGGGCTGCTGCTCAGCGCGGTGATGATGGGCCTGTGCCTGATCTTCGCCAAGAAGCGCAACTACCCCAAGGGCGAAGTGATTCCGCTGCGCCAGGCATTGAAGATCGCCGGCGAGGCACTCTGGGGCCTGATGGCCATGGTCATCATCCTCGGCGGTATCCTGTCGGGCGTGTTCACCGCCACCGAGTCGGCGGCCGTAGCGGTGGTGTGGTCGTTCTTCGTGACCATGTTCATCTACCGCGACTACAAATGGCGCGACCTGCCCAAGCTGATGCACCGCACGGTGCGGACCATCTCCATCGTGATGATCCTCATCGGCTTCGCTGCCAGCTTCGGCTACGTGATGACCCTGATGCAGATCCCGTCGAAGATCACCACCGCGTTCCTGACCCTGTCGGACAACCGCTACGTGATCCTCATGTGCATCAACTTCATGCTGTTGCTGCTGGGCACGGTAATGGACATGGCGCCGCTGATCCTGATCCTCACGCCAATCCTGCTGCCGGTCATCGAGGGTATCGGCGTCGACCCGGTGCATTTCGGCATGATCATGCTGGTCAACCTGGGCATCGGGCTGATAACCCCGCCAGTGGGGGCGGTGCTGTTCGTCGGCTCGGCAATCGGCAAGGTCAGCATCGAGGCCACGGTCAAGGCGCTGCTGCCGTTCTACCTGGCGCTGTTCCTGGTGCTGATGGCCGTCACCTACATTCCGGCCATTTCCCTGTGGCTGCCTAGCGTGGTGCTGTAA
- a CDS encoding DMT family transporter, giving the protein MAASPAAPLFPRKLAVALLALLACCFAGNHIAARIAFDNDTGVLLAILCRSGLTLLALAALLAWQRQPLSLPAGTRGWQVLLGLLIATQSLCLYSAVARIPVALALLVGNTFPILLALLGWALGGPRPTRRTALLMGLILCGLALALDVPARLRGGGADEPAWALGIALAFGAACVFACALWITDHKLAEVRGPVRSLLTLAIVFSSMLVAGLSGVMPAGLSVPGSSSGWLALASLVLLYGVAFTLLFVCVPRLNMAQNAPVMNIEPIATLVLGWALLGQQLSAMQLLGGALVIGAIVLLTYRKKG; this is encoded by the coding sequence ATGGCTGCCTCCCCCGCTGCACCGCTGTTCCCCCGCAAACTGGCCGTGGCGCTGCTCGCGCTACTGGCCTGCTGCTTCGCCGGCAACCACATTGCCGCGCGCATCGCTTTCGACAACGACACCGGCGTGTTGCTGGCGATTCTGTGCCGCTCCGGCCTGACCTTGCTCGCCCTCGCCGCCCTGCTGGCCTGGCAACGCCAACCGCTGAGCCTGCCGGCCGGTACGCGCGGCTGGCAGGTGCTGCTCGGGCTGCTGATCGCCACCCAGAGCCTGTGCCTGTATTCGGCGGTGGCGCGCATTCCCGTGGCCCTGGCGCTGCTGGTGGGCAATACCTTTCCGATCTTGCTGGCGCTGCTCGGCTGGGCCTTGGGCGGACCACGGCCGACCCGCCGCACCGCACTGCTGATGGGGCTGATTCTCTGTGGCCTGGCGCTGGCCCTGGACGTTCCGGCACGCCTGCGCGGCGGTGGCGCCGACGAGCCGGCCTGGGCCCTGGGCATCGCCCTGGCGTTCGGCGCGGCCTGCGTATTCGCCTGTGCGCTGTGGATAACCGATCACAAGCTGGCCGAGGTACGCGGGCCGGTGCGCAGCCTGCTGACCCTGGCGATCGTGTTCAGCAGCATGCTGGTGGCGGGGCTGAGCGGGGTGATGCCGGCCGGGCTGTCAGTGCCGGGCAGCAGCAGCGGCTGGCTGGCGCTGGCCAGTCTGGTGCTGCTCTATGGCGTGGCCTTCACCTTGCTGTTCGTCTGCGTGCCGCGTTTGAACATGGCCCAGAACGCACCGGTGATGAACATCGAGCCGATTGCCACGCTGGTACTGGGCTGGGCCCTGCTCGGCCAGCAGCTCAGCGCCATGCAGTTGCTCGGTGGCGCCCTGGTGATCGGCGCCATCGTGTTGCTGACCTATCGCAAGAAAGGCTGA
- a CDS encoding MFS transporter, with protein MRIKGIRWWMVSLVTAGLVVNYLARNTLSVAAPTLMTDLSITTEQYAKIVAAWQLCYAFMQPVAGWIIDFIGTKLGFAVFALAWSVACAGAALASGWQSMAFMRGLLGITEAAGLPAGVKATTEWFPAKERSVAIGWFNIGSSLGALLAPPLVVWAILHSGWQLAFLIVGGSGVVWTLAWMLLYKHPRDQKLLSDSERDYILAGQEAHFKVEKREKGAWKRIFKERNFYAIASARILSEPAWQTFNAWIPLYLMTERHMNIKEVAMFAWLPFLAADIGCVLGGYLSPFFHRHFKVSLFTSRKMVLVFGASCMIGPACIGLVESPYTAIMLLCIGGFAHQTLSGALYAITSDSFNKDQVATATGMGGMFGYLGAAVFTLVFGILVTQIGYSPLFVVLAAFDIVAAVLVWKVAREIRSVPVHEPAVTNAGALTPGH; from the coding sequence ATGAGAATCAAAGGCATCCGGTGGTGGATGGTCAGCCTTGTGACGGCTGGCCTTGTAGTCAACTATCTCGCCCGCAATACCCTGTCCGTGGCCGCGCCTACGCTGATGACCGACCTGTCGATCACCACCGAGCAGTACGCCAAGATCGTTGCGGCCTGGCAGCTGTGTTACGCCTTCATGCAGCCTGTGGCTGGCTGGATCATCGACTTCATCGGCACCAAGCTGGGCTTCGCGGTCTTCGCCCTGGCCTGGTCGGTGGCCTGTGCGGGTGCGGCCTTGGCCAGCGGCTGGCAGAGCATGGCCTTCATGCGCGGCCTGTTGGGCATCACCGAAGCGGCCGGCCTGCCCGCTGGCGTCAAGGCCACCACCGAATGGTTCCCGGCCAAGGAGCGCTCGGTGGCCATCGGCTGGTTCAACATCGGTTCCTCTCTGGGCGCATTGCTGGCACCACCGCTGGTGGTCTGGGCGATCCTGCACAGCGGCTGGCAACTGGCCTTCCTCATCGTCGGTGGCTCTGGCGTGGTATGGACCCTGGCGTGGATGCTGCTGTACAAGCACCCGCGCGACCAGAAACTGCTCAGCGACAGCGAGCGCGACTACATCCTGGCCGGCCAGGAAGCCCACTTCAAAGTCGAGAAGCGCGAGAAGGGCGCCTGGAAGCGCATCTTCAAGGAACGCAACTTCTACGCCATCGCTTCGGCGCGCATCCTCTCCGAACCGGCCTGGCAGACCTTCAACGCCTGGATTCCGCTGTACCTGATGACCGAGCGGCACATGAACATCAAGGAAGTGGCGATGTTCGCCTGGCTGCCGTTCCTTGCCGCCGATATCGGCTGCGTACTGGGCGGTTACCTGAGCCCGTTCTTCCACCGTCACTTCAAGGTCTCGCTGTTCACCTCGCGCAAGATGGTGCTGGTATTCGGTGCCAGCTGCATGATCGGCCCGGCCTGCATCGGCCTGGTGGAAAGCCCCTACACCGCGATCATGCTGCTGTGCATTGGCGGCTTCGCGCACCAGACCCTGTCCGGCGCGCTGTATGCCATCACCTCTGACTCGTTCAACAAGGACCAGGTGGCTACCGCCACCGGCATGGGCGGCATGTTCGGTTACCTGGGGGCGGCGGTCTTTACCCTGGTGTTCGGCATCCTGGTCACGCAGATCGGCTACAGCCCGCTGTTCGTGGTGCTGGCAGCGTTCGACATCGTCGCCGCGGTGCTGGTGTGGAAGGTCGCACGGGAGATCCGCAGCGTTCCGGTCCATGAGCCAGCAGTGACCAATGCCGGAGCACTCACCCCCGGGCATTGA
- a CDS encoding general stress protein, protein MANTGNNNPGNFANDPERASEAGKKGGQASGGNFANDPERASEAGKKGGQASGGNFANDPERASEAGKKGGQVSGGNFANDPERAAEAGRKGGQASHQQGEDSGGREQVSERSGEDEQPER, encoded by the coding sequence ATGGCCAATACCGGTAACAACAATCCGGGCAATTTCGCCAACGATCCTGAACGGGCCTCCGAGGCCGGTAAGAAGGGCGGCCAGGCTTCGGGGGGCAATTTCGCCAATGACCCCGAACGTGCTTCCGAAGCAGGCAAGAAAGGTGGCCAGGCGTCGGGAGGCAATTTCGCCAACGATCCCGAGCGGGCCTCCGAGGCTGGCAAGAAAGGCGGGCAGGTATCGGGCGGTAACTTCGCCAATGACCCTGAACGTGCCGCCGAAGCAGGCCGCAAAGGTGGCCAGGCATCCCACCAGCAGGGTGAAGACAGTGGCGGGCGGGAGCAGGTCAGCGAACGCAGTGGTGAAGACGAGCAGCCTGAGCGTTAA
- a CDS encoding sulfite exporter TauE/SafE family protein yields the protein MDVGGFGFTVAGLVVGFIVGMTGVGGGSLMTPILLWFGINPATAVGTDLLYAAVTKAGGVYVHKKNDNIDWKITGWLTLGSVPAVLLTLWFLGNLGHKPEALNAIIKQALGFVLLLTALAILFKNRLLAFSHSRVEGHSLFKGSSLNVLTVVTGLILGTMVALTSIGAGALGTVALFILYPLLPTRRLVGTEIAHAVPLTLVAGIGHASMGNMNWELLGFLLMGSLPGIYLGSHMAGRVPDGLLRPFLAVMLGVIGFKLAF from the coding sequence ATGGATGTGGGCGGTTTCGGTTTTACGGTCGCCGGCCTGGTGGTCGGTTTCATAGTCGGCATGACCGGCGTGGGTGGCGGTTCGCTGATGACGCCGATCCTGCTGTGGTTCGGCATCAACCCGGCCACGGCGGTGGGCACCGACCTGCTCTACGCCGCAGTGACCAAGGCCGGCGGCGTGTACGTTCACAAGAAGAACGACAACATCGACTGGAAGATCACCGGCTGGCTGACCCTGGGCAGCGTACCGGCGGTGCTGCTGACGTTGTGGTTCCTCGGTAATCTGGGCCATAAACCGGAGGCCCTGAACGCCATCATCAAGCAGGCACTGGGCTTCGTGCTGCTGCTCACCGCCCTGGCGATCCTGTTCAAGAATCGCTTGCTGGCCTTTTCCCATAGCCGCGTGGAAGGTCACTCGCTGTTCAAGGGTTCCAGCCTCAATGTGCTCACGGTGGTCACCGGGCTGATCCTCGGCACCATGGTCGCGCTGACCTCGATCGGTGCCGGCGCACTGGGCACCGTGGCGCTGTTCATCCTCTATCCGCTGCTGCCCACGCGGCGCCTGGTCGGCACCGAGATCGCCCACGCCGTGCCGCTGACCCTGGTAGCCGGCATCGGCCATGCCAGCATGGGCAACATGAACTGGGAACTGCTGGGCTTCCTGCTGATGGGTTCGCTGCCGGGCATATATCTGGGTAGCCACATGGCCGGTCGGGTGCCCGACGGCCTGCTGCGCCCCTTCCTGGCCGTGATGCTCGGCGTGATCGGCTTCAAACTGGCGTTCTGA
- a CDS encoding termination factor Rho, with the protein MPVGDKKRYTAKQKRKAAAIEQSYEDQGVPRQEAEARAWATVNKQSGGGERQGGSGTRKSEAAKRRDREDSAQRAAQTRRGVVHSDRPLQGQTKAELLHRARTQKIAGRSSMNKQQLIEALSNAS; encoded by the coding sequence ATGCCGGTCGGAGACAAGAAACGCTACACCGCCAAGCAGAAGCGCAAGGCCGCGGCCATCGAGCAAAGCTATGAAGACCAGGGTGTGCCCAGGCAAGAGGCCGAAGCCAGGGCTTGGGCGACGGTCAACAAACAGTCCGGAGGTGGCGAACGTCAGGGCGGCTCCGGCACCCGCAAGTCAGAGGCTGCCAAACGCCGGGACCGTGAGGATTCCGCGCAGCGTGCCGCCCAGACCCGGCGCGGCGTGGTGCACAGTGACCGCCCGTTGCAAGGGCAGACCAAGGCAGAGCTGCTGCACCGGGCGCGTACGCAGAAGATCGCCGGGCGTTCGAGCATGAACAAGCAGCAGTTGATCGAGGCGTTGAGCAACGCCTCCTGA
- a CDS encoding PLD nuclease N-terminal domain-containing protein: MPLSELGLWTSTLLVALIILSDLWAVMRVRKSRTSASNKAMWIIGIVAVPIIGVLAWIVAGPRHAPDTARY, from the coding sequence GGGTTTGTGGACCAGCACCTTGCTGGTCGCCCTCATCATCCTGTCGGACCTGTGGGCGGTCATGCGGGTTCGTAAAAGCCGTACCAGCGCCTCGAACAAGGCGATGTGGATCATCGGCATCGTTGCGGTGCCCATCATTGGCGTACTGGCGTGGATCGTCGCCGGACCGCGCCACGCGCCCGACACTGCGCGTTACTAA